Part of the Streptomyces sp. NBC_00457 genome, GACGTGCGGGACCCGGCCCGCGGCGGAGCCCCCGAGCTGGGGGCGCATCGCCTCAACTTCCATGAACTGGTCCTGGTGGCCGAAGGCCACGCGGAGCACGAAGTCGACTTCGTGTCCCATCCCTGCTCGCCCGGCACTTTGCTGTGGGTGCGGCCCGGTCAGGTCCAGCGGCACTTCGTTCCGAAGGAGCTCGATGCTTGGATCGTCTGGTTCACACCCGACTTCCCACCACCCCTGCCGGACTCCGACCGGCTGCTGAGTGCCCCGTTCGCACCCGTGCGGCACCAGCTGGACGAACCAGAGCTGGCCAGGCACCTGGAGCTCGTCGGCCAACTCGCGGACGAGTCCGCCCGCTCCGCCGCGGACGCGGACCTGCTGCGTCATCTGCTGGCCGCGCTCCTGCTGCGCATCAGGCGCCTGCCCATGCCGGCCGACACGCTCAACTCCTACGAAGCCGGCGAGACCTTCACCCTGTTCCTGCGTGAGCTGGAGGAGTCCTACGCCCGCACGCGGCGGGTCGAGGACTACGCCGCCCGCCTCGGATACACGCCCAAGACGCTGACCCGGGCCTGCCTCGCCGCCACTGGCCACTCCGCGAAGCGTGTCATCGACGACCGGGTCGTGCTGGAGGCCAAGCGCCTGCTGACGCACACGGACTGGACGGTTGCATCGATCTCCTCCGCCCTCGGTTTCGCCGAGGCGACGAACTTCAGCAAGTTCTTCGTGCGGAACGCCGGCACCGCTCCGCTGGAGTTCCGCAGGAACAACACAGGGGCAGAGGATTGAGCGAAGGTGTCCGTTAGTTATCCGAGGGAGTCCGTGCCGCACCTTTCTTGTTCCTGAGCCCTCCGCGAGCCTGATTCAGTCCCGTGGGGTGCCGTCACCAGGGACAGAATCCCGCCGGCGGTGACCGATCCCGCGCGCTGTGCGCCATCACAAGCCCCGCGGGTCCGGCTCGAACACTGCCTGGAGTGGATGCATGACCACCGTCAGATGGCTCGACGACGAGGAGCAGGAAGCTTGGCGGGCCTTCGTGTTCGCCACCCAGATGCTGCACGACGTCCTCGACCGGCAGCTGGCGGGCGAGGCCGGGATGCCGCACAGCTACTACATGATTCTCGCCATGTTGTCGGAGGCACCCAGGCGGTCGCTGTCGATGGGCGAGGTCGCCGAGCTCACCCGCTCCTCACTGAGCAAGGTGTCCCATGCCATGCCCAAACTCGAAGCCAGAGGATGGGTGCGACGTGACCGCCACTGGAGGGACGCCCGCGTCGTGGTGGCGACCCTGACCGACGACGGGCTCGCCGCACTGAAGGATGCGGCGCCCGGCCATGTCGAGCAGGTGCGCAGGGCGCTGTTCGACCGTCTCGACCGCGAGCAGGTGCGTCACCTGAGGGACATCTTCCGCACCGTACTGGCCGGACTGGGAAGCGATGAGGGCAACGCCCCTGCCGGTCTCCGCGCGCGGTCGGCGAGGCCGCCCGGCGCGCGGAAGGCGCCGACCCGTCAGGGCATGGCCGGGAAGTAACGGAAGATCACGTCGGCGACGCAGGCGGGTTTGGTGCCGGTCTCGGATTCGACCGGTCGCGCCTTTCTCGGCGCACCAGGATCCCCCAGCCGACGGGCACCATGGCCGCGAAGAACCACCAGTTGTACGCGTAGCCGACGTGCGGGCCGATGCTGCCGTGGTCCGGTTCGGGAATCAACTCCGGTTGATCTGCGGCAGGTTCGGGTGACGTCCGGGTCAGCTCCAGATATCCGGAGAGTACGGGAGCGCGGAGGACTCGGCTCTGCATGTCGCTGTTGATCAGCAGCACCTGGTCCTTCGGCAGGCCCTTGATGTCCTTGATGCCGCTGGAAGCCGTGGTCTCGTCCGGCCTCAGACGGCCGGTGACGGTGACTTCACCGGCCGGAGCGGCGGGAACCTTCGGGGCGGCCGTCAGGCCTCCCCCGCCGGGGATCCAGCCGCGGTTGACGAGCACACGGTCGCCGTTGCCGAGGATCAGCGGGGTCAGGACGTGGAAGCCGATCGTCTCGCCGTCGGCGGCAGTCCGACGGCGCACGAGCGACTGGTGCGCGGAATCGTAGCGGCCGATCGCGGTGGCGTGCCGGTGGGTGTCGGACACGGGACGCGGTGTGCCCGGACGGCTGAGCCGTTGCACGGGGGTGGCGGGGGCGGCCAGATTGGCGCCGATCAACTCGTTTTGCGCGACCCTCTGTTCGTACCGGTGGTACTGCCAGAGGCCGAGCCGGACCATCGCGGGAACGAGGGCCAGGCACGCCAGCGTGAGGAGGACCCATTGGCGGGTCAGCATAAAGCGGTACAAGGTCCTACTCCCCAAACGGCACGACTAGGATCGGGCGGTCCCCATCCCTAGGCCACCTCTGAATCATCAGAATATCGCTAGACTTCTAGCGAACTTCAGAGGGCCTCCCACCGGCGAGGGGGCCGCACGGGCGCTGCGCGAGGATGGGGAGTGAGTGCAGAGCTGACTGAACGCGCGGAGCACAGGCAGGAGCGATAAACGTGACGGACCCTTCCGGCGGGGCGGCACCCCTGCCGTGCGATGCGTGCCGGGCCGTTGCTCGCTAGGCAGAAGATGCCGGTCACCAGCCCGACTCGCTGCACGTAGTCGGCCAGATTCTCCCGCTCGCCCAGCAGGACACCGACCGCAACGACTACCAGCACGGCGATGGAGAAGATCCGGACCGGGCGGTCGGCGCGTGCGACGAAGTCGGCGGAGCGCAGACGAACCGCCATGCCGATTCCGACCGGGATGAGCACGATCCCGATCACCTGCACCACCTTGCCGAGGTGCAGGCCGAGGTCGCCCTGGGTGTCGAAATGGTCGACGGCGAGGTTGGTGATGATCGGAATGGTGAGGGCGGCGAGCACCAAGCTGATCGCGGTCAGCGTGATGTTGAGGGCAACGTCTCTGCCGAAGAGGTGGCTGAACAGGTTGGCTGTGGTCTTGCCGGGGAAGCGGCCAGAAGCATCACGCCGACGGCCAGCGGAGGCAAACCGGCTGTGGGTGAGGACCGTATCCTCCCGTTACCGGCCCGCCGTCGCTCGGACCAGCGAGGCAAGGTCACACGCGCCGCCGTGGCTCACTGCACTCAACCCCATCTTGCCTCCGGAACGCGCTGTGCGGTTGTCCAGTTGGTGAGCGCCCCATGCCCGCACCCTCCGAGCCGACCGGGCACACGATCAGGCCGGGCGTCGGCGGGCTTCAGGTGCTCGTGCGAGGGTCCGGCTCGATGCGCAGCAGCAGGAGGGCGGTGTCGTCGGCGCGGTCGCCTGATGGCTGCGCTTGGTCGATCAGTGTGTCGGCGATCTCCTCGAGTTGGTGGCCGGCTCGGGCGAGGGCTGTGATGAGGGCGGCGAGGTTGCTGTCGTAGTGAGTGCCGGGGGCCTCGACGAGTCCGTCGGTGTAGAAGGCGAGGACAGTGCCGGGAGGCACGGCGACGTCGGTGGTGGGGTAGGCGGCTGTGGGATCGGCCCCGAGCAGCGGTCCTGGCGGCACGGGGAGGATTTCGGTGGACAGGTCGGGGTGGCGCACCAGGGGCGGGTGATGTCCGGCGGTGGCCAGGCGGGCGCGGTGGTGTGCCAGGTCGAGGTGGGCGTACAGACAGCTGGTGAGCAGGTCGGGGTCGAGGTCGGTGAGCAGCCGGTTGGTACGCGCGAGGACGTCTCCCGGGGCGGCGCCGGCGACGGCGTGGGCGTGGACGGCGGTGCGGACCTGGCCCATCAGGGCGGCGGCGCGCACGTTGTGGCCTTGGACGTCGCCGATGACGGCGGCGGCGTCGGTCGGAGTCATGCGGATGAGGTCGTAGAAGTCACCGCCGATGTCCATGCCGTGGCTGGCGGGGAGATAGCGCGCGGCCTGGGCCAGACCGGGGATCTCCGGCAGGTTGCGGGGCAGGAGTCCGGCCTGGAGACCGTGTGCGAGCCGGAGCTTGGCGTCGTACAGGCGTGCCCGGTCCAGGGCCTGGGCGATCAGGGCGCTGAAGGTGGTGAGGGTGAGGCGTTCCTCGGTGGTG contains:
- a CDS encoding helix-turn-helix domain-containing protein produces the protein MTVKNGQPIVEVGYHRSHGRTTLGIEVVRSRDVRDPARGGAPELGAHRLNFHELVLVAEGHAEHEVDFVSHPCSPGTLLWVRPGQVQRHFVPKELDAWIVWFTPDFPPPLPDSDRLLSAPFAPVRHQLDEPELARHLELVGQLADESARSAADADLLRHLLAALLLRIRRLPMPADTLNSYEAGETFTLFLRELEESYARTRRVEDYAARLGYTPKTLTRACLAATGHSAKRVIDDRVVLEAKRLLTHTDWTVASISSALGFAEATNFSKFFVRNAGTAPLEFRRNNTGAED
- a CDS encoding SURF1 family cytochrome oxidase biogenesis protein, which encodes MYRFMLTRQWVLLTLACLALVPAMVRLGLWQYHRYEQRVAQNELIGANLAAPATPVQRLSRPGTPRPVSDTHRHATAIGRYDSAHQSLVRRRTAADGETIGFHVLTPLILGNGDRVLVNRGWIPGGGGLTAAPKVPAAPAGEVTVTGRLRPDETTASSGIKDIKGLPKDQVLLINSDMQSRVLRAPVLSGYLELTRTSPEPAADQPELIPEPDHGSIGPHVGYAYNWWFFAAMVPVGWGILVRRERRDRSNPRPAPNPPASPT
- a CDS encoding MarR family winged helix-turn-helix transcriptional regulator — protein: MTTVRWLDDEEQEAWRAFVFATQMLHDVLDRQLAGEAGMPHSYYMILAMLSEAPRRSLSMGEVAELTRSSLSKVSHAMPKLEARGWVRRDRHWRDARVVVATLTDDGLAALKDAAPGHVEQVRRALFDRLDREQVRHLRDIFRTVLAGLGSDEGNAPAGLRARSARPPGARKAPTRQGMAGK